The nucleotide window GAATCTTACACCACAGGTTTCTGAACAAGTGGCTGAGGCGGCCAAGGCGCAAGGTATGTCCATTCTTGAAGCAGCGGCATTTGAGCGGCACGGAGTAAAAATGAGTTAAAACGATAGAATAGATACCATTAAAAAGATGTAAACTGAACACTTTGTATGGTTTACATCTTTTTATCATCTCAGCTGTGGCCGAACTTAAAAGATTTGAAGTATTGGAGGTTATGCAATGTTACAGAATATAGGGATACCTGGCTTAATTTTAGTTCTAGTCATTGCCTTAATTATATTTGGTCCATCCAAACTGCCTGAGATAGGCCGGGCGTTTGGGTCTACACTAAAAGAGTTTAAAAAATCAACACGTGAGTTGGTCTCGGATGACGAGCCGGAAAAGGATGAAAAGAAAAGCAGGCAAATTCAATAGAAATAGCAGAAGATGCAGGTAACTACCTTTCATCTTCTTTTTTAAGAGGTGATTTCATGGATGGAAAACAGATGAATCTTGTGGACCACTTGAGCGAATTGCGTAAACGTTTGATGATCATTGTTGGAAGCTTTATGCTATTTGTCATTTTGGCTCTTATTTATGTAAAGAATATTTACCAATGGTTAATCCAGGATTTATCCATTAAATTAGCCGTTCTTGGTCCGAGTGATATTTTGTGGGTTTATATGATGCTTGCAGCTGTGATTGCTATAGCAGGTACGATTCCCATCGCTGCCCATCAAATTTGGCTTTTTGTACGGCCTGCCTTATCAGAAAAGGAGAAAAAGGTAACAGTAGCCTACATACCGGCCTTATTCTTGCTTTTTATAATGGGCATTAGTTTTGGTTATTTCGTCATTTTTCCGCTTGTGTTTCAATTCCTGCTATCGCTGTCGGAAGACATGTTCATGGAATTTTTCACAACAGAGAAATACTTTCGTTTTTTACTGAACATGATCCTGCCCTTCGGATTCTTATTTGAGCTGCCTGTCATTATTATGTTTCTGACAAGCCTCGGTGTGTTAAATCCATACAGACTGCAAAAAGCGAGAAAGTATTCTTATTTTATGTTGATTGTAACGGCCGTTCTTATAACACCCCCAGATTTTCTATCGGACATTCTTGTCATACTTCCGCTGTTATTTTTGTATGAATGCAGTGTTTTGTTATCAAAGGTCGTTTACCGTCGAAAACAGGGAACTGAACTATCCGCAGCGTAAACTTGAATGATAGGTACGTGACAGTCGTTAAATGACTGTCACGAGGTCCTAGAATTTCTATCTTATGAGTACGGGCACAAAAAGAACCGAGGATTCAACCGCTATCAGACTTTTGCTCTTGCCATTCCTTTTTAGTTGGCAAATATAGTTCTATTAAAGCTGGAATGGATAGATCAATCCTTGGTAATGTGGGGTATCCGTATGTATTAGAAAGGTATGCTATAGGGGACATAGTACTTGAGAAAGAAGCATTGGGAAAAGAACTGCAATTCCAGTTGTTAGGTGTCTCAAACAACTGGAGCTCACTTCTTCGTACCAGTGCTTCTTTTCTATTTGTTATTTATTTTTCAGATAGACTCCTGTACGCTGATTTCATTTAGCGGAATGATGGGCAGTTTATCAGGAAAAATCGGGCAGGGTTATAAAAGGGATGTAACGATCAATGCAAATTAAGCGTAAAAAAAGATGCAAGCAGTACAATTTCTGCTTGCATCTTCCCGTTTAAACTGTTTTCTTCTCTTTGTTGTCTTGTTCCGATTCGGCATCTTCTACTAATTCCCTCGTCGACTTCTTGAACTCTTTTATCGTTGTGCCGAATGCCCGTCCGATATCAGGCAGCTTCGATGGACCGAAAATGATCAGGGCAATGACAAGAACAAGGATTAAACCGGGAATCCCGATATTTTGCAACATAAAAGTGTACCTCCATTCCTCATGTAAGGCTATTAGTTAGTGACCTTTTGCTTCTTTTTTTCGAGCTGTTTTTGATGCGCTTTGGCATGTGCCTTATGGCGGTCTTCCTCTGTTTCACTTGATAGCTTGACACCGTTTGGAACGATCGTGGACGAAGCTTCCTTGATTCCTTGCTCATCCTTCTTAAGCACGAACGATGCTCTGGTTGAGATATCGGCTCCTGGAACGGTGACGAAAGGAACCACGCGATAATCTGCCTGCCACTTGTCCGGCGTTACATGGCATCGTACATACCCGCGGTAATTATTGAAAAATTTAATATGCGGATTCCGCTCAAGCGTTGCCGCTGTATCGGCACGGACATCAGAGCCATTGCCTCCAGAGGTGATCGAGGTGCCGACAAATTCCGCACCGAGAATCCTCGCATTCAGGTCATTGAAATCCTCCATCAGGTTCGACGCCCAGCTTGCATGAACATCACCCGTGAGTACTACAAGGTTGTTGATGCTGTTGCTAGCGGCAAAATCGATGATGCGTTCGCGCGCAGCCGGATAACCGTCCCATGAATCCATGCTGTATTTCGGGGCAGTGCTTGTCCCGAATTTTCGCTGGGCAAAGAAAATTTGCTGGGCCAGTACATTCCAGTGGGAAGTTGATTTACCCAGATTTCCAAGGAGCCATTTTTCCTGTTCTTCGCCAAGTGTCGTGCGATTCGGATCGAGTGATTCCTCAGAATGCGGCTTTGTTCCATCCCCATTTGCCTGGTCATCACGGTATTGGCGTGTATCGAGTACATAAAAATCAGCCAGGTTGCCGTATGAAAAGTCACGATAGAGTTTCATTCCTTCATTATGCGGCATGGAAGAAACGCGCAGTGGCATATGTTCGTAATATGCTTGATAGGCAGCTGCCCGGCGCTTGATGAACTCTTCAACCGACTGTCCTTTTTCCGGGATGATATTGGCATAATTGTTTTCGACTTCATGGTCATCCCAAGTGACTACCCAAGGGAAAGCAGCATGAGCCGATTTTAAATGCTCATCCGAACGATACTGGGCATGCCTGTTGCGGTAGTCTTCAAGAGTGACGATTTCTGAACTGCTGTGTGCCCTGACATTGCCGGTTGGCGACACGTATTCATTCGGGCCATATTCGTATATGTAATCTCCGAGGTGAAAAACAAGATCTAAATTTTCCTTGGCCAGATGCTGGTAGGCAGTGTAGTAGCCGTGTTCGTATTGCTGGCATGAAGCAAAGGCAAAGGTCATCGCGGCTACATTTGCTCCAGGTACAGGAAGCGTTTTGGTTTTGCCGACCGGGCTGAATTCCTCTCCGCTTTTAAAACGGTAAAAATAAACGGTGTTCGGTTTCAGGTCTGTTACTTCGACATGGACAGAGTGGGCTAAAGCAGGTGTAGCAAGTTGAGTTCCACGCTTGATGATTTGGCGGAAGTGTTCATCCGCGGCAATTTCCCATTTTACCGGTACAGAATGCTGAGGCATTCCTCCGCCTGCAAGCGGGTCTGGCGCAAGCCTTGTCCAAAGCACGACACTATCATGAAGAGGATCTCCGGAAGCAACTCCAAGCTTAAATGGGTATTCGTTAAACACTGGGGCAGCATTGACCTTGAATCCGCCTCCAAGTGATTGAGCGATCGCAAGTCCAAGAGAAAGCCCTGCCAGCTTGCCAGCCCCATTCAAAAAGCTGCGGCGGTCCATGTTCTTTTTCAAACCTTCTTGACTCCAGCTGCTGATCATTTCATCAAACGGTCTCTCATTCATTGTAAAACCTTCCCCTCTGCAAAATGATTTTGAATACAAACCAGATTATACAGAGGGTGTTTTAAGCTAATGTGAATATATGTAAACCTATAAAGATTCTTCACTGGCTCCATAGGAGATTACTAACAGGTCTTTTTTCTGTATATTCAAGAAATTGGGTGTTAATCAATCCTAAGCTCGCTCCAAAACGTAGTACCATCTTCCCGAAATTCCTTAAAAATTCCTTTAAGAAAAAATTACAAAGTAGGTACTGTCAGATGGCTAGCAAAGGGGGAGTCAAGCAGAAAGAAATAAGGTATATTGATGAAGAAGGGCGATTTTTCGAATGAGTGTTGAATTACTTCACTCGAGATACAGCGAAGACGCCCCGCTGTCTGGAATAATACTAAATGGTGCACCACAAGTCTGGAGGACAGATACATGCAAGATACTAGCTTTGCAATTCAACCAGGAATGAAGAGCCAGAGGAAAGGAGCTGCTTTCCGCAGTGTGGGAGCGGTCGTTTCTAGTAAGCTTGAAAACAACAGCCTTAACCTAAGTTGTGAAAATGGGTATGTAACGGTTTGTTTTTACCGGGATGATATTGTTCGGGTTGTCATGAATCCTAAGGAACAGCCGTCATTGAGTTCGAGTTTCGCAGTCGTAAAAGAACCTGAAGAGGTGGAGGTTTCTTTTGCCGAGAGTGAGGATGAAATCAGGCTTTCAAGTGGGAAGCTCGCGATTGTCATACATAAAAGTCCGATAAGGATTACGGTGCTGGATGAACAAGGACGGACAATCATACAGGATCATGAGTCCTCGATGGGATTCAATGAAAAGAAAGAGGTTATTTGTTTTAAAGAGATGCATCCTGCTGATCATTTTTATGGATTTGGGGAGAAGACGAGCTTCCTGGACAAACGCGGAGAAAAGATGACAATGTGGAACACGGATGTGTATGCTCCGCATAATCCTGAAATTGATGCGCTGTATCAGTCGATCCCTTACTTTATGGGTATTCGCAATGGAATGGCGTATGGGCTGTTTTTTGATAATACCTTCAAGAGTGTTTTTGACATGAGGACATCGAACGAAACGTATTCCTTTTGGGCGGAAGGCGGGCAGCTGGATTATTATCTATTTGCAGGTCCGAAGCCAAAGGATGTGGTGGAGCAGTATACCGAAATCACCGGAAGGATGCCGCTTCCTCCTAAGTGGTCGCTTGGCTATCATCAATCGCGTTATAGCTATGAGTCGGAGCAGGAAGTAAGGGAGCTTGTTAAGGAGTTTCAGGAGAGGGACATTCCGCTTGATGCCATATATTTGGACATACATTATATGGATGGTTATCGTGTGTTTACCTTTGATGAAGAGAGGTTCCCGAATCCTGAGAAATTG belongs to Mesobacillus sp. AQ2 and includes:
- a CDS encoding twin-arginine translocase TatA/TatE family subunit — its product is MLQNIGIPGLILVLVIALIIFGPSKLPEIGRAFGSTLKEFKKSTRELVSDDEPEKDEKKSRQIQ
- the tatC gene encoding twin-arginine translocase subunit TatC, with the protein product MDGKQMNLVDHLSELRKRLMIIVGSFMLFVILALIYVKNIYQWLIQDLSIKLAVLGPSDILWVYMMLAAVIAIAGTIPIAAHQIWLFVRPALSEKEKKVTVAYIPALFLLFIMGISFGYFVIFPLVFQFLLSLSEDMFMEFFTTEKYFRFLLNMILPFGFLFELPVIIMFLTSLGVLNPYRLQKARKYSYFMLIVTAVLITPPDFLSDILVILPLLFLYECSVLLSKVVYRRKQGTELSAA
- a CDS encoding twin-arginine translocase TatA/TatE family subunit; the protein is MLQNIGIPGLILVLVIALIIFGPSKLPDIGRAFGTTIKEFKKSTRELVEDAESEQDNKEKKTV
- a CDS encoding alkaline phosphatase; protein product: MISSWSQEGLKKNMDRRSFLNGAGKLAGLSLGLAIAQSLGGGFKVNAAPVFNEYPFKLGVASGDPLHDSVVLWTRLAPDPLAGGGMPQHSVPVKWEIAADEHFRQIIKRGTQLATPALAHSVHVEVTDLKPNTVYFYRFKSGEEFSPVGKTKTLPVPGANVAAMTFAFASCQQYEHGYYTAYQHLAKENLDLVFHLGDYIYEYGPNEYVSPTGNVRAHSSSEIVTLEDYRNRHAQYRSDEHLKSAHAAFPWVVTWDDHEVENNYANIIPEKGQSVEEFIKRRAAAYQAYYEHMPLRVSSMPHNEGMKLYRDFSYGNLADFYVLDTRQYRDDQANGDGTKPHSEESLDPNRTTLGEEQEKWLLGNLGKSTSHWNVLAQQIFFAQRKFGTSTAPKYSMDSWDGYPAARERIIDFAASNSINNLVVLTGDVHASWASNLMEDFNDLNARILGAEFVGTSITSGGNGSDVRADTAATLERNPHIKFFNNYRGYVRCHVTPDKWQADYRVVPFVTVPGADISTRASFVLKKDEQGIKEASSTIVPNGVKLSSETEEDRHKAHAKAHQKQLEKKKQKVTN